The Primulina tabacum isolate GXHZ01 chromosome 16, ASM2559414v2, whole genome shotgun sequence genome window below encodes:
- the LOC142530073 gene encoding polyadenylate-binding protein 6-like, producing MVEADSPQRASLYVGGLHPDVSEKELEETFGAAGQLVSVRLCRDKISHRSLCYAFVNFCFHIDARRALNRLNYTELRGRPMRIMWCEREPISRKTGIGNLFVKNLDASITSARLQEIFSEYGTVISCKVAEENGKSNGYGFVQFGSEDSAMAALDAVHGTMQDGKKLCVSKFVRKSERNNAEPVFTNLYVKNLDEDITNDLLENKFSAFGNICSAVVMKDERGKSKGFGFVNFGSHEEAKKAMEALNGELFGSKNLFVGRAQKKDERAETLRQIYGEKYTISHREFSKNSNLYIKNLDVSVDDKKLKQIFWAHGRVISAKVIRHGDGTSKGFGFVCYSNLEDANKALRSLNGTCVAGQTLYVTMARPREQQTRAGPTLYTADWNVLANKRHPRHCNLPNSYSSIPVPKLSPFHPVLYQNFVPPAFRSFYHFEAMNFQQIFSPYPVQISTSGGSKDNQDLGTRKDQIPERRMVHKTTDGDTKKAWKGCSPMMPEMNKRWPGFMHSPLHFARSYPVMHEKRSGFVHHPLVQNF from the exons ATGGTGGAAGCCGATTCACCGCAGAGGGCGTCGCTGTACGTGGGCGGTCTGCACCCGGACGTTTCAGAAAAGGAGCTCGAAGAAACTTTTGGAGCTGCCGGCCAACTGGTCTCGGTCCGTCTCTGCCGCGACAAGATATCTCACAGATCCCTATGCTATGCTTTCGTTAACTTCTGCTTTCATATTGATG CTCGTAGAGCTCTAAACCGCCTAAACTACACTGAATTGAGGGGTAGACCTATGAGAATTATGTGGTGTGAAAGAGAACCGATTTCGAGGAAGACGGGTATCGGGAACCTCTTCGTCAAGAATCTTGACGCTTCGATCACCAGTGCTCGACTGCAGGAAATTTTCTCCGAGTATGGGACCGTGATTTCTTGCAAGGTTGCTGAGGAAAATGGGAAGAGCAACGGCTATGGTTTTGTTCAGTTTGGTTCGGAGGATTCGGCCATGGCAGCTCTGGATGCTGTCCATGGAACAATGCAAGATGGCAAGAAGTT ATGTGTTTCCAAATTCGTCAGAAAGAGTGAGAGAAACAACGCAGAACCAGTTTTCACTAATCTTTATGTGAAAAATCTAGATGAAGACATCACAAATGATCTCCTCGAGAACAAGTTTTCGGCTTTTGGTAACATCTGTAGTGCGGTTGTAATGAAGGATGAGAGGGGGAAATCGAAAGGGTTCGGATTTGTCAATTTCGGTTCGCATGAAGAGGCCAAGAAAGCAATGGAGGCTCTGAATGGTGAACTGTTTG GATCAAAGAATCTGTTTGTGGGAAGAGCTCAGAAGAAAGATGAAAGGGCAGAAACTTTAAGACAAATATATGGAGAAAAGTACACAATTTCCCATAGGGAATTCTCTAAGAATTCAAATCTGTACATAAAGAATCTTGATGTGTCTGTTGACGACAAAAAGTTGAAACAAATCTTTTGGGCTCATGGAAGAGTAATCTCAGCAAAAGTGATCCGACACGGGGATGGAACTAGCAAAGGATTTGGATTTGTATGCTACTCAAATCTGGAGGACGCAAATAAGGCTTTACGTTCATTAAACG GGACTTGTGTAGCAGGACAGACACTTTACGTGACCATGGCTCGACCAAGAGAACAGCAAACTCGAGCCGGCCCGACACTTTACACCGCAGACTGGAATGTCCTTGCAAACAAAAGACATCCACGACATTGCAACCTCCCAAACTCTTATTCTTCGATTCCTGTCCCAAAACTGAGTCCATTCCATCCTGTATTGTACCAAAACTTTGTTCCACCTGCTTTTAGATCGTTTTATCATTTTGAAGCTATGAACTTTCAACAGATCTTTTCGCCATAT CCTGTGCAAATTTCAACCTCTGGTGGGAGTAAAGACAATCAGGATCTTGGAACAAGAAAGGATCAAATACCAGAGAGGAGAATGGTACACAAGACCACTGATGGAGATACCAAAAAAGCATGGAAAGGATGTAGCCCCATGATGCCAGAGATGAACAAGAGATGGCCTGGATTTATGCATTCTCCCCTACATTTTGCTAGATCATATCCTGTTATGCATGAAAAAAGGTCTGGTTTCGTACATCACCCTCTTGTTCAAAACTTTTAG
- the LOC142530122 gene encoding inositol oxygenase 1-like isoform X4, with translation MTITIDQSAFGSEVEEKKLNKEGAGFLVPQANSFGHHFRDYEAENERLGGVEAFYKANHINQTYDFVKRTRQEYGKLDKVEMSIWECCELLNNVVDESDPDLDEPQMEHLLQTAEAIRKDYPNEDWLHLTGLIHDLGKVLLHPSFGELPQWAVVGDTFPVGCAFDESIVHPKYFEENPDYKNPAYNTRYGAYEHGCGLENVMMSWGHDDYMYLVAKGNKSTLPSAGFFIIRFHSFYALHRSGAYKHLMNEEDEENLKWLQIFNKYDLYSKSKVRIDVEKVKPYYLSLIQKYFPSKLRW, from the exons ATGACTATCACAATTGATCAGTCTGCTTTTG GCAGTGAAGTTGAAGAGAAGAAGTTAAATAAGGAGGGAGCTGGGTTTCTGGTACCACAAGCCAATTCATTCGGCCATCACTTTAG GGATTATGAGGCTGAGAATGAAAGACTAGGAGGAGTTGAAGCATTCTACAAGGCCAATCACATTAACCAAACTTATGACTTC GTAAAGAGAACGAGACAAGAGTATGGGAAACTGGACAAGGTTGAAATGAGTATATGGGAATGTTGTGAACTGTTGAACAACGTTGTTGATGAAAGTGATCCTGATCTTGATGAGCCCCAAATGGAGCATTTACTGCAAACAGCTGAAGCCATAAGAAAAGACTATCCTAATGAGGATTGGTTACACTTGACAGGCCTCATTCACG ATCTTGGAAAGGTCCTTCTTCATCCTAGCTTTGGTGAACTCCCTCAATGGGCTGTTGTAG GTGATACATTTCCTGTTGGATGCGCATTTGACGAATCAATCGTTCACCCCAAG TATTTCGAGGAAAATCCCGACTACAAGAATCCCGCTTACAATACGAGATATGGAGCATATGAACACGGATGCGGACTTGAAAATGTTATGATGTCTTGGGGGCATGACGATTATATGTATCTG GTGGCTAAGGGAAACAAATCAACCTTGCCCTCGGCAGGTTTTTTCATCATCAGATTCCACTCATTCTACG CATTGCATAGGTCGGGAGCGTATAAGCACTTGATGAACGAGGAGGACGAGGAGAATTTGAAATGgcttcaaattttcaa CAAGTATGATTTGTACAGCAAGAGCAAGGTTAGGATTGATGTGGAGAAAGTGAAACCATATTACCTCTCTCTCATTCAAAAG TATTTTCCATCCAAGCTTAGGTGGTGA
- the LOC142530122 gene encoding inositol oxygenase 1-like isoform X3 yields MTITIDQSAFAGSEVEEKKLNKEGAGFLVPQANSFGHHFRDYEAENERLGGVEAFYKANHINQTYDFVKRTRQEYGKLDKVEMSIWECCELLNNVVDESDPDLDEPQMEHLLQTAEAIRKDYPNEDWLHLTGLIHDLGKVLLHPSFGELPQWAVVGDTFPVGCAFDESIVHPKYFEENPDYKNPAYNTRYGAYEHGCGLENVMMSWGHDDYMYLVAKGNKSTLPSAGFFIIRFHSFYALHRSGAYKHLMNEEDEENLKWLQIFNKYDLYSKSKVRIDVEKVKPYYLSLIQKYFPSKLRW; encoded by the exons ATGACTATCACAATTGATCAGTCTGCTTTTG CAGGCAGTGAAGTTGAAGAGAAGAAGTTAAATAAGGAGGGAGCTGGGTTTCTGGTACCACAAGCCAATTCATTCGGCCATCACTTTAG GGATTATGAGGCTGAGAATGAAAGACTAGGAGGAGTTGAAGCATTCTACAAGGCCAATCACATTAACCAAACTTATGACTTC GTAAAGAGAACGAGACAAGAGTATGGGAAACTGGACAAGGTTGAAATGAGTATATGGGAATGTTGTGAACTGTTGAACAACGTTGTTGATGAAAGTGATCCTGATCTTGATGAGCCCCAAATGGAGCATTTACTGCAAACAGCTGAAGCCATAAGAAAAGACTATCCTAATGAGGATTGGTTACACTTGACAGGCCTCATTCACG ATCTTGGAAAGGTCCTTCTTCATCCTAGCTTTGGTGAACTCCCTCAATGGGCTGTTGTAG GTGATACATTTCCTGTTGGATGCGCATTTGACGAATCAATCGTTCACCCCAAG TATTTCGAGGAAAATCCCGACTACAAGAATCCCGCTTACAATACGAGATATGGAGCATATGAACACGGATGCGGACTTGAAAATGTTATGATGTCTTGGGGGCATGACGATTATATGTATCTG GTGGCTAAGGGAAACAAATCAACCTTGCCCTCGGCAGGTTTTTTCATCATCAGATTCCACTCATTCTACG CATTGCATAGGTCGGGAGCGTATAAGCACTTGATGAACGAGGAGGACGAGGAGAATTTGAAATGgcttcaaattttcaa CAAGTATGATTTGTACAGCAAGAGCAAGGTTAGGATTGATGTGGAGAAAGTGAAACCATATTACCTCTCTCTCATTCAAAAG TATTTTCCATCCAAGCTTAGGTGGTGA
- the LOC142530122 gene encoding inositol oxygenase 1-like isoform X2 has product MTITIDQSAFGKFLGSEVEEKKLNKEGAGFLVPQANSFGHHFRDYEAENERLGGVEAFYKANHINQTYDFVKRTRQEYGKLDKVEMSIWECCELLNNVVDESDPDLDEPQMEHLLQTAEAIRKDYPNEDWLHLTGLIHDLGKVLLHPSFGELPQWAVVGDTFPVGCAFDESIVHPKYFEENPDYKNPAYNTRYGAYEHGCGLENVMMSWGHDDYMYLVAKGNKSTLPSAGFFIIRFHSFYALHRSGAYKHLMNEEDEENLKWLQIFNKYDLYSKSKVRIDVEKVKPYYLSLIQKYFPSKLRW; this is encoded by the exons ATGACTATCACAATTGATCAGTCTGCTTTTGGTAAATTTCTTG GCAGTGAAGTTGAAGAGAAGAAGTTAAATAAGGAGGGAGCTGGGTTTCTGGTACCACAAGCCAATTCATTCGGCCATCACTTTAG GGATTATGAGGCTGAGAATGAAAGACTAGGAGGAGTTGAAGCATTCTACAAGGCCAATCACATTAACCAAACTTATGACTTC GTAAAGAGAACGAGACAAGAGTATGGGAAACTGGACAAGGTTGAAATGAGTATATGGGAATGTTGTGAACTGTTGAACAACGTTGTTGATGAAAGTGATCCTGATCTTGATGAGCCCCAAATGGAGCATTTACTGCAAACAGCTGAAGCCATAAGAAAAGACTATCCTAATGAGGATTGGTTACACTTGACAGGCCTCATTCACG ATCTTGGAAAGGTCCTTCTTCATCCTAGCTTTGGTGAACTCCCTCAATGGGCTGTTGTAG GTGATACATTTCCTGTTGGATGCGCATTTGACGAATCAATCGTTCACCCCAAG TATTTCGAGGAAAATCCCGACTACAAGAATCCCGCTTACAATACGAGATATGGAGCATATGAACACGGATGCGGACTTGAAAATGTTATGATGTCTTGGGGGCATGACGATTATATGTATCTG GTGGCTAAGGGAAACAAATCAACCTTGCCCTCGGCAGGTTTTTTCATCATCAGATTCCACTCATTCTACG CATTGCATAGGTCGGGAGCGTATAAGCACTTGATGAACGAGGAGGACGAGGAGAATTTGAAATGgcttcaaattttcaa CAAGTATGATTTGTACAGCAAGAGCAAGGTTAGGATTGATGTGGAGAAAGTGAAACCATATTACCTCTCTCTCATTCAAAAG TATTTTCCATCCAAGCTTAGGTGGTGA
- the LOC142530122 gene encoding inositol oxygenase 1-like isoform X1 has translation MTITIDQSAFGKFLAGSEVEEKKLNKEGAGFLVPQANSFGHHFRDYEAENERLGGVEAFYKANHINQTYDFVKRTRQEYGKLDKVEMSIWECCELLNNVVDESDPDLDEPQMEHLLQTAEAIRKDYPNEDWLHLTGLIHDLGKVLLHPSFGELPQWAVVGDTFPVGCAFDESIVHPKYFEENPDYKNPAYNTRYGAYEHGCGLENVMMSWGHDDYMYLVAKGNKSTLPSAGFFIIRFHSFYALHRSGAYKHLMNEEDEENLKWLQIFNKYDLYSKSKVRIDVEKVKPYYLSLIQKYFPSKLRW, from the exons ATGACTATCACAATTGATCAGTCTGCTTTTGGTAAATTTCTTG CAGGCAGTGAAGTTGAAGAGAAGAAGTTAAATAAGGAGGGAGCTGGGTTTCTGGTACCACAAGCCAATTCATTCGGCCATCACTTTAG GGATTATGAGGCTGAGAATGAAAGACTAGGAGGAGTTGAAGCATTCTACAAGGCCAATCACATTAACCAAACTTATGACTTC GTAAAGAGAACGAGACAAGAGTATGGGAAACTGGACAAGGTTGAAATGAGTATATGGGAATGTTGTGAACTGTTGAACAACGTTGTTGATGAAAGTGATCCTGATCTTGATGAGCCCCAAATGGAGCATTTACTGCAAACAGCTGAAGCCATAAGAAAAGACTATCCTAATGAGGATTGGTTACACTTGACAGGCCTCATTCACG ATCTTGGAAAGGTCCTTCTTCATCCTAGCTTTGGTGAACTCCCTCAATGGGCTGTTGTAG GTGATACATTTCCTGTTGGATGCGCATTTGACGAATCAATCGTTCACCCCAAG TATTTCGAGGAAAATCCCGACTACAAGAATCCCGCTTACAATACGAGATATGGAGCATATGAACACGGATGCGGACTTGAAAATGTTATGATGTCTTGGGGGCATGACGATTATATGTATCTG GTGGCTAAGGGAAACAAATCAACCTTGCCCTCGGCAGGTTTTTTCATCATCAGATTCCACTCATTCTACG CATTGCATAGGTCGGGAGCGTATAAGCACTTGATGAACGAGGAGGACGAGGAGAATTTGAAATGgcttcaaattttcaa CAAGTATGATTTGTACAGCAAGAGCAAGGTTAGGATTGATGTGGAGAAAGTGAAACCATATTACCTCTCTCTCATTCAAAAG TATTTTCCATCCAAGCTTAGGTGGTGA